A genomic stretch from Flavobacterium humidisoli includes:
- a CDS encoding cystathionine gamma-synthase, whose product MKFNTKVIHGGQHHDPSTGAVMPPVYQTSTFVQTSPGKPLADYEYSRASNPTRTALEDALASIENGTRGLAFSSGLAATDCVLRSFKAGDEIIAMDDLYGGTYRMFSRVYKDSGIKFHFVDMTNIEKLKSLINENTKLIWVETPTNPLMKLADIQEIAKITQEKKILLAVDNTFATPYLQKPLDLGADIVMHSATKYLGGHSDVIAGALIVKDAALGDQLHFQQFATGATLGPMDSFLVLRGIKTLALRVQRHCENGEKVVEYLSKHPKIKTVYYPGLKNHPFHEIAKKQMKAFGGMVSFDFKSGKKEDSISFLEKLKVFTLAESLGGVESLANHPALMTHASIPADKRAEVGITDDLVRLSVGIEDAEDLIADLEQALA is encoded by the coding sequence ATGAAATTCAATACAAAAGTTATTCACGGAGGACAGCATCATGATCCAAGCACAGGCGCTGTTATGCCGCCAGTGTATCAAACTTCAACATTTGTACAAACAAGTCCAGGGAAACCTTTGGCAGATTACGAATATAGTAGAGCTTCAAACCCTACACGTACAGCTTTAGAAGACGCTTTGGCTAGTATTGAAAACGGAACTCGAGGATTGGCATTTTCGTCTGGTCTTGCCGCGACTGACTGTGTTTTAAGATCTTTTAAAGCTGGAGACGAAATCATTGCGATGGATGATTTATATGGCGGAACGTACAGAATGTTCTCGCGTGTGTATAAAGATTCGGGTATTAAATTTCATTTTGTTGATATGACAAATATCGAAAAACTGAAAAGTTTAATTAACGAAAACACGAAGTTAATTTGGGTAGAAACACCAACAAATCCGTTGATGAAATTGGCAGACATCCAAGAAATAGCAAAAATTACTCAAGAGAAAAAAATCCTTCTAGCGGTTGACAATACTTTTGCAACACCTTATTTGCAAAAACCTTTAGATTTAGGAGCAGATATTGTAATGCACTCTGCAACAAAATATTTAGGAGGGCATTCTGATGTTATTGCTGGAGCATTAATTGTAAAAGACGCAGCCCTTGGAGATCAATTGCATTTTCAGCAATTTGCAACAGGAGCGACTCTTGGACCAATGGATAGTTTCTTGGTTTTAAGAGGAATCAAAACTTTAGCTTTAAGAGTTCAAAGACATTGTGAAAATGGAGAAAAAGTGGTTGAATATTTGAGCAAACATCCTAAAATTAAAACGGTTTATTATCCAGGTTTAAAGAATCATCCGTTTCACGAAATTGCTAAGAAACAAATGAAAGCTTTTGGAGGAATGGTTTCTTTTGATTTTAAGTCTGGGAAGAAAGAAGATTCTATCTCGTTTTTAGAAAAATTGAAAGTGTTTACTCTAGCAGAATCTCTTGGTGGAGTTGAATCATTGGCTAATCACCCAGCTTTAATGACTCACGCTTCTATTCCTGCAGATAAAAGAGCAGAAGTAGGTATTACTGATGATTTAGTTCGATTGAGTGTTGGTATCGAAGATGCAGAAGATTTAATTGCCGATTTAGAGCAAGCTTTAGCTTAA
- a CDS encoding DUF3298 and DUF4163 domain-containing protein yields MKNSLFILFLCLIFTSCKKELSFENETFEEKSTIPCANDCPKITIEVPIAKNVKVTSDSINKKVFAVIKEIVFFEDDSVKVDGYKSLAKSFIDSYQEMHQKFPNDTFGWEAKIIGNVEFESDQILNLKIDHYTFTGGAHGYQGYRSLLFDKKTGKTIFNNQLFKNENEFKTFAEKTFRSKYKIPEKANINATGLMFENDKFQLPQNIFYTSAGLLLYYNSYEAASYADGPKELLFPYEEVKKYLNFQ; encoded by the coding sequence ATGAAAAATTCATTATTTATACTCTTTTTGTGTTTGATTTTTACAAGTTGCAAAAAAGAGCTTTCATTTGAAAATGAAACGTTTGAAGAGAAATCTACTATACCATGCGCAAATGACTGCCCAAAAATCACCATAGAAGTTCCAATTGCTAAAAATGTTAAAGTAACATCAGACAGCATTAATAAGAAAGTATTTGCCGTCATTAAAGAGATTGTATTTTTTGAAGACGATTCGGTAAAAGTTGATGGTTACAAATCATTAGCGAAATCTTTTATTGACTCCTATCAAGAAATGCATCAAAAGTTTCCGAACGATACTTTTGGCTGGGAAGCAAAAATTATTGGAAATGTCGAATTTGAATCTGACCAGATTTTAAACCTTAAAATTGACCATTATACTTTTACTGGCGGCGCTCACGGTTATCAAGGTTACCGCTCTTTATTATTCGATAAAAAAACAGGAAAAACCATTTTCAATAATCAGTTATTTAAAAACGAAAACGAGTTTAAAACATTCGCTGAAAAAACATTCAGATCAAAATATAAAATTCCAGAAAAAGCCAATATCAATGCCACAGGTTTAATGTTTGAAAACGACAAATTTCAACTGCCTCAAAACATTTTCTACACATCAGCAGGTTTGCTTTTATATTACAACTCATACGAAGCCGCTTCATATGCAGATGGTCCAAAAGAACTTCTATTTCCATACGAAGAAGTAAAAAAATATTTAAATTTTCAATAA
- a CDS encoding ATP-binding protein has translation MINKRLLIKNLLAHNDESSFYDKKRQLNLHSREGKGKFLKHICALSNSNPNNNSYIVVGVEDQDNEIVGDDFFDDSRIQNLVNAFLENPPKIQYENVPFPNLPKDKVIGLVTIKPKSKISYFKKGIHTILANSIFIRRGSNSIPLEEHEEIEKNNQNTETVIGIENSSRNSIQYTLDGVIDFMNFRHKDMSPKYRVFKELFVICWAGVPKKLRDKTYLSRVDIELINEQIKLFYSAQDVVTIEYNDDTFTITEYVPLGLNDKTSYYPLEEQTIHFFDNGYYKIDRQMLFQPPEFNRKMLYHIYNSNMALLGKLQKEIALSDREMKDLENLPSTFMICHLNGFEDARQKLIDAKLLLKPYKNVYSSFKEALRVLRKMKYDVQ, from the coding sequence ATGATCAATAAGCGCCTTTTAATAAAAAATCTCCTTGCTCATAATGACGAAAGCAGTTTTTATGATAAGAAAAGGCAATTGAACCTACATTCCAGAGAAGGGAAAGGAAAATTTCTAAAGCACATTTGCGCATTATCTAATTCAAATCCGAATAACAATTCTTATATCGTTGTTGGGGTAGAAGACCAAGATAACGAAATTGTCGGCGATGATTTCTTTGATGACAGCCGAATTCAGAATCTGGTCAACGCATTTTTAGAAAATCCTCCAAAAATTCAATACGAAAACGTCCCTTTTCCAAATCTTCCAAAAGACAAAGTAATCGGTCTGGTTACCATAAAACCTAAAAGTAAAATTTCTTATTTTAAAAAAGGAATTCATACTATTCTTGCCAACAGCATCTTCATAAGACGTGGCAGTAATTCGATTCCTCTTGAAGAACACGAGGAAATTGAAAAAAATAATCAGAATACAGAAACGGTTATCGGAATAGAAAACAGCTCTCGAAATAGTATTCAATATACTTTAGACGGTGTTATCGATTTTATGAATTTCAGACATAAAGATATGTCGCCAAAATACCGTGTTTTTAAAGAATTATTCGTGATTTGTTGGGCTGGAGTTCCGAAAAAATTACGCGATAAAACGTATTTGTCTCGTGTAGATATCGAATTGATAAACGAACAAATTAAACTTTTTTATTCCGCACAAGATGTTGTTACAATAGAATATAACGATGATACTTTTACCATTACAGAATATGTTCCGTTGGGATTAAATGACAAAACGAGTTATTATCCGTTAGAAGAACAAACGATTCATTTCTTTGATAATGGTTATTATAAAATAGATCGCCAAATGCTTTTTCAGCCGCCGGAGTTTAACCGAAAAATGCTGTATCATATTTATAATTCAAATATGGCATTGCTGGGAAAACTTCAAAAAGAAATTGCATTATCTGATCGTGAAATGAAAGATCTGGAAAATCTTCCTTCTACTTTTATGATTTGTCATTTGAATGGTTTTGAGGATGCCCGACAAAAATTAATAGATGCAAAATTGCTTTTAAAGCCTTATAAAAATGTTTATTCTTCTTTTAAAGAGGCTTTGAGGGTGTTACGTAAAATGAAGTATGATGTTCAATAA
- a CDS encoding SDR family NAD(P)-dependent oxidoreductase — protein MKKTVLITGATSGIGKATAQILAKNNYKVILCGRRKDRLEELQKELSAFTEVHSLEFDVRNKEEVLEKIGALPNDFSTIDVLINNAGNAHGLDPIQNGNLDDWDAMIDINVKGLLYVSKAIIPQMVERQSGHIINIGSTAAKEVYPNGNVYCGSKHAVDAITAGMRIDLNPFGIRVGGIHPGMVATEFSEVRFKGDVERAANVYKGFDPLQAEDIADIIHFVVSRPYHVNIADLVVMSTAQASSTIVKKNI, from the coding sequence ATGAAAAAAACAGTTTTAATTACTGGCGCTACAAGCGGAATTGGAAAAGCAACCGCTCAGATTCTAGCAAAAAACAATTATAAAGTTATTCTTTGCGGAAGACGTAAAGACCGTTTGGAAGAACTTCAAAAAGAACTTTCGGCTTTTACAGAAGTACATTCTTTAGAATTTGATGTTCGTAACAAAGAGGAGGTTTTAGAAAAAATAGGTGCTTTGCCAAACGATTTTTCTACAATAGACGTTTTAATTAATAACGCTGGAAATGCCCACGGTTTAGATCCGATTCAAAATGGAAATTTAGACGATTGGGATGCCATGATCGATATTAATGTCAAAGGTCTTTTGTACGTTTCAAAAGCGATAATTCCGCAAATGGTGGAGAGACAATCTGGACATATCATTAATATTGGATCAACAGCAGCAAAAGAGGTTTACCCAAATGGAAATGTATATTGTGGTTCTAAACATGCCGTTGATGCGATTACAGCAGGAATGCGAATCGATTTAAATCCGTTTGGAATTCGAGTTGGAGGCATTCACCCAGGAATGGTAGCAACAGAATTCAGCGAAGTCCGTTTTAAAGGAGATGTCGAAAGAGCCGCAAATGTTTACAAAGGATTTGATCCGCTGCAGGCTGAAGATATTGCGGATATTATTCACTTTGTGGTCTCAAGACCTTATCATGTAAATATTGCAGATTTGGTTGTGATGAGTACAGCACAGGCGTCTTCGACGATTGTTAAAAAGAATATTTAA
- a CDS encoding aldo/keto reductase codes for MSKTVLSPIISGTMNWGVWDKNLTTSEMENMIQVSIENKITTFDHADIYGSYTTEADFGKAFHASKIQREKLQLITKCGIQMIADKRPENKIKHYDYSKDYIIKSVEKSLKNLKTDYVDVFLLHRPSPLMQADEIAEAVEKLKGEGKIIDFGLSNFTSSQTELIRQKTEVSYNQVQFSATHYEPMLDGSLDYMQTQGIRPLSWNPLGTVFREDTKQTRRLKKLFSTLLEKYHLGADTLLLAWILKHPAKVIPIAGTVNIARIQSLSKAIELEMDKEDWFAIWTESMGDDVP; via the coding sequence ATGAGCAAAACAGTCTTATCGCCTATAATTTCAGGCACTATGAATTGGGGAGTTTGGGATAAAAACCTTACAACTAGCGAAATGGAAAACATGATACAAGTGAGTATCGAAAACAAAATTACGACTTTTGATCACGCGGATATTTACGGTTCGTATACGACCGAAGCTGATTTTGGAAAAGCTTTTCACGCAAGTAAAATTCAACGCGAAAAATTACAATTAATTACCAAGTGTGGTATTCAAATGATTGCTGATAAACGCCCCGAAAACAAAATCAAACATTACGATTATTCTAAAGACTATATTATTAAGTCTGTAGAAAAATCTCTAAAAAATTTAAAAACAGATTACGTAGATGTTTTTCTGCTTCACAGACCAAGTCCGTTAATGCAGGCTGACGAAATCGCTGAAGCGGTGGAGAAATTAAAAGGAGAAGGAAAAATTATTGATTTTGGTCTTTCGAATTTTACAAGTTCTCAAACAGAATTAATTCGTCAGAAAACAGAAGTTAGTTACAATCAAGTTCAATTTTCTGCAACGCATTATGAGCCAATGCTTGATGGAAGTTTAGATTACATGCAAACGCAAGGCATTCGTCCTTTATCATGGAATCCGCTTGGAACTGTTTTTAGAGAAGATACGAAACAGACTCGCCGTTTGAAAAAACTGTTTTCTACTTTGTTAGAAAAATATCACTTAGGAGCAGATACACTTCTATTAGCATGGATTTTAAAGCATCCGGCAAAAGTAATTCCGATTGCAGGAACAGTAAATATTGCTAGAATTCAATCTCTATCAAAAGCTATTGAATTAGAAATGGATAAAGAAGACTGGTTCGCGATCTGGACTGAAAGTATGGGCGACGATGTGCCTTAA
- a CDS encoding AAA family ATPase: protein MEENTTTLDIRAINEKIERESAFIDLLTMEMNKVIVGQKHMVERLLIGLLGQGHILLEGVPGLAKTLAINTLSQAVQGSFSRIQFTPDLLPADVIGTMIYNIKANEFSIKKGPIFANFVLADEINRAPAKVQSALLEAMQEKQVTIGDTTFKLDRPFLVLATQNPVEQEGTYALPEAQVDRFMLKTVIDYPKIDEERFVIRQNLKGSYEKVNPVVSVDQILRAQEAVREVYMDEKIEKYILDIIFATRYPEKYKLADLKPLISFGASPRGSINLANAAKCYAFIKRRGYVIPEDVRAVVHDVLRHRVGITYEAEAENITSVDIINKIVNEIEVP, encoded by the coding sequence ATGGAAGAAAATACAACGACTTTAGACATTAGAGCGATAAATGAAAAAATTGAGAGAGAAAGTGCTTTTATAGACCTTCTTACAATGGAAATGAACAAAGTTATTGTGGGTCAGAAACATATGGTCGAGCGTCTATTGATTGGATTATTGGGGCAAGGGCATATTTTATTGGAAGGAGTTCCTGGTCTGGCAAAAACTTTAGCCATCAACACGCTTTCTCAAGCGGTTCAAGGATCTTTCAGCCGTATCCAGTTTACGCCAGATTTATTACCTGCCGATGTTATCGGAACCATGATTTACAATATTAAAGCAAATGAGTTCTCAATTAAAAAAGGACCTATTTTTGCCAATTTCGTACTTGCAGATGAGATTAACCGTGCGCCTGCAAAGGTTCAGTCAGCGTTATTAGAGGCAATGCAGGAAAAACAAGTTACTATTGGTGACACTACATTTAAATTAGATCGTCCGTTTTTAGTATTAGCAACACAAAATCCAGTTGAGCAAGAAGGAACTTATGCACTTCCTGAAGCGCAAGTTGACCGTTTTATGTTGAAAACTGTTATTGATTATCCAAAAATTGATGAAGAGCGTTTTGTAATTCGTCAAAACTTAAAAGGATCTTACGAAAAAGTAAATCCAGTGGTTTCTGTAGATCAGATTCTACGTGCTCAGGAAGCTGTTCGTGAAGTTTATATGGACGAAAAAATCGAAAAATATATTCTTGATATTATTTTCGCTACACGTTACCCAGAAAAATACAAATTAGCCGATTTAAAACCGCTTATCAGTTTTGGAGCTTCTCCTCGTGGAAGTATCAACTTGGCTAATGCTGCTAAATGTTATGCTTTCATCAAACGTCGTGGTTATGTAATTCCAGAAGACGTTCGTGCAGTTGTTCACGATGTATTACGTCACAGAGTTGGAATTACTTACGAAGCAGAAGCAGAAAACATCACTTCTGTAGACATTATCAACAAAATCGTTAACGAGATTGAGGTACCTTAA
- a CDS encoding DUF58 domain-containing protein has protein sequence MDTKELLKKVRKIEIKTKRLSNHIFSGEYHSSFKGRGMTFSEVRQYQYGDDIRNIDWNVTARYNEAHVKVFEEERELTMVLMVDISGSESFGSKNQFKKDIVTEIAATMAFSATQNNDKIGLILFSDTVELYIPPKKGRSHVLRIIRELIEFEPKSHKTDIAQALKFLSGTQKKKAIIFMISDFMSDSYEHTLKIASKKHDITGVRVYDIREERIPNLGMVNMLDAETGKIQLVDTSSKAVRLNYEKHYQEKLNYFKDTFRKSGAGIVNTRVDENYVTKLLGYFKSR, from the coding sequence ATGGATACAAAAGAGCTTTTAAAAAAAGTACGGAAAATAGAAATCAAAACCAAAAGACTGAGTAATCATATCTTTTCGGGAGAATACCACTCTTCATTTAAAGGACGAGGAATGACGTTTAGCGAGGTGCGTCAATACCAATACGGAGATGATATTCGTAACATCGATTGGAATGTGACCGCACGCTACAATGAAGCTCACGTTAAAGTATTTGAGGAAGAACGCGAATTGACCATGGTTTTAATGGTTGACATTTCGGGTTCGGAATCTTTTGGTTCTAAAAATCAATTCAAAAAAGACATCGTAACCGAAATTGCGGCAACGATGGCTTTTTCGGCTACACAGAATAATGACAAAATTGGTTTAATCTTATTTTCTGATACTGTAGAATTATATATTCCGCCAAAAAAAGGACGTTCGCACGTACTTCGCATCATTCGGGAATTAATCGAATTTGAACCAAAAAGCCATAAAACAGACATTGCTCAGGCATTAAAATTCTTATCTGGAACCCAAAAAAAGAAAGCCATTATTTTTATGATCTCCGATTTTATGTCTGATTCGTATGAACATACTTTAAAAATTGCTTCAAAGAAACACGACATTACAGGTGTTCGAGTTTACGATATTCGTGAAGAAAGAATTCCAAATTTAGGAATGGTAAACATGCTGGATGCCGAAACTGGAAAGATACAGTTGGTTGATACAAGTTCGAAAGCAGTTCGTTTGAATTACGAGAAGCACTATCAGGAAAAACTAAATTATTTTAAAGATACCTTCCGTAAATCTGGAGCAGGAATTGTAAATACCAGAGTAGACGAAAATTACGTTACTAAATTATTAGGCTATTTCAAATCGAGATAA
- a CDS encoding four helix bundle protein — protein sequence MTKQELENRLIDFAATIIIIASKFEKNYAGNHLSGQIIRSGTSPALNYGEAQSAESKKDFIHKMGICLKELRETFVCLKIIEKANLSTDRESLMQVKMEANQLISIFVSSIKTSKNNS from the coding sequence ATGACCAAACAAGAATTAGAAAATAGATTGATTGATTTTGCAGCAACAATTATAATTATAGCAAGTAAGTTTGAGAAAAATTATGCAGGAAATCATTTGTCAGGACAAATAATCCGATCGGGAACATCGCCAGCGCTAAATTACGGTGAAGCGCAAAGTGCAGAGAGCAAAAAAGATTTTATTCATAAAATGGGGATTTGTCTGAAAGAATTAAGAGAAACATTTGTTTGTTTGAAAATCATAGAAAAAGCAAATTTATCAACAGACAGAGAAAGTTTAATGCAAGTAAAAATGGAAGCAAATCAATTAATTTCCATTTTTGTATCCAGCATTAAAACATCAAAAAATAATTCATAA
- a CDS encoding vWA domain-containing protein gives MSKITFLNPEFLWLFLLIPITIIWFFWKRNQQSATLKMSSTAGFQNSESFLTKFKPALYVFRILALCSLIIALARPRTVDISNQTKTTKGIDIVMAIDVSGSMLAKDLKPNRMEALKRVAADFVEERPNDRIGLVLYASEAYTKTPVTSDKAIILEAIKGIKYDTVLQDGTGIGMGLATAVNRLKDSKAKSRIIILLTDGVNNAGFIEPETASDIAKQYGIKVYTIGLGTNGMAESPYAYAPNGGFLFKMQKVEIDEKLMRNIARKTDGTYFRATSNDKLAEIYNSINKLETTEIQELKFYDYDEKYRFFVLFAGLMLLLEVGLRNTVYRSFI, from the coding sequence ATGAGCAAGATCACTTTTTTAAATCCAGAATTTCTTTGGTTGTTCCTATTGATTCCGATTACGATAATTTGGTTTTTCTGGAAACGCAATCAGCAGTCGGCTACCTTAAAAATGAGTTCTACAGCAGGTTTTCAAAACAGCGAATCGTTTTTGACAAAATTCAAACCTGCTCTATACGTTTTCAGAATTCTTGCTTTATGTTCATTGATTATAGCATTGGCTCGACCAAGAACAGTAGACATTAGTAATCAGACTAAAACAACAAAAGGAATTGATATTGTAATGGCAATTGACGTTTCTGGATCTATGCTGGCAAAAGATTTAAAGCCAAATCGTATGGAAGCTTTAAAACGAGTTGCAGCCGATTTCGTTGAAGAAAGACCAAACGACAGAATCGGATTGGTTTTATATGCTTCTGAAGCTTACACCAAAACTCCTGTTACCAGCGATAAAGCTATTATTCTTGAAGCCATAAAAGGCATTAAATACGATACGGTTTTACAAGACGGAACCGGAATTGGAATGGGATTGGCAACTGCTGTAAATCGTTTGAAAGATAGCAAAGCAAAAAGTCGCATTATTATCCTTCTTACTGACGGTGTAAACAACGCTGGTTTTATCGAACCAGAAACAGCGTCAGATATTGCGAAACAGTACGGAATTAAAGTTTACACGATTGGTCTTGGAACAAACGGAATGGCAGAATCTCCATACGCATATGCTCCAAATGGCGGTTTCTTATTTAAAATGCAGAAAGTCGAAATCGATGAAAAGCTAATGAGAAACATCGCTAGAAAAACAGATGGAACGTATTTTAGAGCAACAAGTAACGACAAATTAGCAGAAATATACAACTCGATCAATAAACTGGAAACTACAGAAATTCAGGAACTGAAATTCTACGATTACGACGAAAAATACAGGTTTTTTGTCTTATTTGCAGGTTTAATGTTATTGCTTGAAGTTGGATTAAGAAATACGGTTTACAGAAGCTTCATTTAA
- a CDS encoding vWA domain-containing protein yields the protein MELDEKKYLYLLLLIPIVVCIFLFNMYWKRRTQREFGDLEMVKRLSPEKSVFKPVLKIVVILLALTCLIIGLVNPKIGTKMETVKREGIDIVFAVDVSKSMLAEDVVPSRLDKSKQLVSQIINNLGSDRIGIVAYAGSAFPVLPITSDYSVAKMFLQSMNPGMVSSQGTSLDEAIKLSSTYFDEKSKTSKLLILISDGEDHSEGATAAAEEANKLGMKIITIGVGTERGGTIPLKENGVVRGYQKDQNGETVITKLNQEGLKTIAKATKGGYVYGGSTKEVLEYVKNALNNIQKTEFEATQMAEFQSQFQWFIGFAFLLLFLDIFLLERKTSWIKELDLFNEKK from the coding sequence ATGGAATTAGACGAAAAAAAATATTTATATCTCTTATTACTTATCCCAATTGTGGTATGTATTTTTCTTTTCAATATGTATTGGAAAAGAAGAACGCAACGTGAATTTGGTGATTTGGAAATGGTAAAAAGATTGAGCCCTGAGAAATCGGTTTTTAAACCTGTTTTAAAAATTGTTGTAATTCTTTTGGCACTTACTTGTTTGATTATTGGCTTGGTAAATCCGAAAATCGGAACCAAAATGGAAACCGTAAAACGAGAAGGTATCGATATTGTTTTTGCCGTTGATGTTTCTAAAAGTATGCTTGCAGAAGACGTTGTTCCTAGCCGTTTGGACAAAAGTAAACAGTTGGTTTCTCAAATCATTAACAATTTAGGAAGCGATAGAATCGGAATTGTAGCATACGCAGGAAGTGCTTTCCCTGTTTTACCAATCACATCAGATTACAGCGTTGCAAAAATGTTTTTACAGAGTATGAATCCAGGAATGGTTTCATCTCAAGGAACATCTTTGGATGAAGCGATTAAATTGTCTTCTACTTATTTTGATGAAAAGAGTAAAACCAGTAAATTATTAATTCTGATTTCTGACGGTGAAGATCATTCTGAAGGTGCGACTGCTGCGGCAGAAGAAGCCAATAAGTTAGGAATGAAAATCATCACAATTGGTGTTGGAACAGAAAGAGGAGGAACAATTCCTTTAAAAGAAAATGGCGTTGTAAGAGGGTATCAAAAAGATCAAAACGGAGAAACAGTTATTACCAAATTAAATCAAGAAGGTTTAAAAACAATTGCAAAAGCAACAAAAGGTGGTTATGTTTACGGCGGAAGCACGAAAGAAGTTTTAGAATATGTAAAAAATGCTTTGAACAATATTCAGAAAACAGAATTTGAAGCTACACAAATGGCAGAATTTCAATCGCAGTTCCAATGGTTTATCGGATTTGCATTTTTACTGCTTTTCCTAGACATTTTCTTGTTAGAAAGAAAAACAAGCTGGATCAAAGAGTTGGATTTATTTAATGAAAAGAAATAA
- a CDS encoding tetratricopeptide repeat protein produces MKNLLLYILLTVSFAVAAQEKDKSLPAGNEEYKQNKFTDAEANYRISESKFPKKSAAPYNLGNTIYRQNQISEAKFAYAKAIKNAKTRPEKHKAYHNLGNTFMKEKDYSQAVEAYKQALRNDPTDEETRYNYAYAKQKLKENPPKNDQKDKNKDKDKDKDKNKDKNKDNNKDKDKDKKDDKGDQDKDKKDGKNDPKKDDKSDNQGEPKPQPGGISKERVQNLLDAVNNEEKKIQDKVNAQKVKTNPKKTEKDW; encoded by the coding sequence ATGAAAAATTTACTCCTTTATATTTTACTAACGGTTTCTTTTGCAGTTGCTGCACAAGAAAAGGACAAATCATTGCCTGCTGGTAATGAAGAATATAAACAGAATAAATTTACTGATGCTGAGGCAAACTATAGAATTTCGGAATCAAAATTTCCTAAAAAATCAGCGGCACCCTATAATTTAGGAAATACCATTTATAGGCAAAATCAGATTTCAGAAGCTAAATTTGCTTACGCGAAAGCGATAAAAAATGCCAAAACGAGACCTGAAAAGCACAAGGCTTATCATAATCTTGGAAATACTTTCATGAAAGAAAAAGATTACTCTCAAGCCGTTGAAGCTTACAAACAAGCACTTCGTAATGACCCGACTGATGAGGAAACACGTTACAATTATGCTTACGCAAAACAAAAACTAAAAGAGAATCCTCCTAAAAACGATCAAAAAGATAAAAACAAGGACAAAGACAAGGATAAGGATAAAAATAAAGACAAAAACAAGGACAACAATAAAGATAAAGACAAGGATAAAAAAGACGATAAAGGCGACCAGGACAAAGACAAAAAAGACGGTAAAAACGATCCTAAGAAAGATGACAAATCTGATAATCAAGGAGAGCCAAAACCGCAGCCTGGAGGAATATCAAAAGAACGTGTCCAGAATTTGCTTGACGCTGTAAATAATGAGGAAAAGAAAATTCAGGACAAAGTAAATGCTCAAAAAGTAAAAACTAATCCTAAGAAAACAGAAAAAGACTGGTAA